GCGATGGGCGTGACCCTTTCCCAAATTTTCGGAGAAGAGAATACAGCGGTCCGCTGCTCCGTTGTTAAAAAGCAGGAGCGCCAGTTCATGGCCAAAACCGGCGTCGGATTCGGCTATTCCTACGAGACGCTGGCGCACAAATATCCCAACAAAAGAATGGAACCGGCCATTTTAACGATTCCAGCCGATTCTGAAAAGTGTTTGGTCTTTCAGCATGACGGCGAGGAGATGGTGCTGATTCTTGAAGGCACCATGCGTTTTTTTCATGGTGAAGACGAATATCTGCTGGAATCCGGCGACTGTGTCTATTTCGATTCCAATATCCCCCATTATGCACTTCCCGCCGATCATCGGGACGTGAAATGCGTGGATGTGATTTACGTACCGTAACCGAAAAGAGAAAAGAAGGAAACGATCCATGGGCAATCAAGTTTCGCAGAAAGCCATCATCACCGCCGCCGTATCCGGCGCCATCCACACCCCCACCATGTCTCCCCATCTGCCGATTACGCCGCAGCAGTTGATCGACGACATCATGAGCGTCTATGAAGCCGGCGGGGCCGTGGCCCACCTGCATGTGCGCGATCCGGAAACCGGTCAACCCAAAGCGGACCAGGAGATTTTTAGAGAAGTGGCTGCCGAGGTCAAAAAGCGCTGCGACATCGTTTTGTGCATGACCACCGGCGGCAGCCTGGGCGACACGGTCGAAAACCGGGCCAAGGTGGTCACCACCCTCGAACCGGAGCTGGCCTCCCTCAACGCCGGTTCCCTCAATTTTGCCCTGTTCCACGTGGTGCCCAAGTATGAGGGCCAGTGGAAATACGACTGGGAGCGGCAGTACCTGGCCGGAACCGAGGATTTCATCTTTCCCAATACCTTTTACACCATCCGCAAATTCACTGAACTGATGGGGCAGTACGGAACCAAACCCGAGTTCGAGATCTACGATGTGGGCATGATCAACAACCTGGCCTACCTGATCGACACCGGCAAGATCGAAACGCCCGTCTACCTGCAGTTCGTGCTGGGCATCCTGGGCGGGATCCCCGCTACCGCGGAGAACCTGGTCTTCCTGGTGCAGACTGCCCGCCAGCAGATCGGCGATTTTCAGTGGTCGGTGTGCGCGGCCGGCCGTACGCAGCTTGCCATGACCACCCACGCCCTGCTCATGGGCGGCCATGCCCGCGTGGGGTTGGAGGACAACCTCTACCTGGAAAAGGGCGTCCTGGCAAAAAGCAGCGGTGAACAGGTGGCCAAGCTCAAACGCATTGCCGAGGAATTGGGCGTGGAAACGGCCACACCTGCCGAAGCCCGCCAGATATTGGGACTGAAGGGGTTGGACAAGGTTAATTTTTAAAACAAGGAGGCAGTATGAACGATCCGAAAATGCTCTGGCAGCCATCGGCAGCCTTTACCGAGAAGTCCAACATGGTGCGCTTCATGAACGAGGTCAACCGGCGCCACGGTCTTTCTCTTTCCACCTACGGAGAATTGTGGCAATGGTCCGTGGATCACATCCCCGAGTTCTGGGGCCTTTTCTGGGAGTTTGCCGGCATTATCGTCAGCAAGCCCTATGACCGGGTGGTGGACGATCCGGGCAAGATGCCGGGGGCCAAATGGTTTGCCGGCGCCGAACTGAATTTTGCCGAGAACCTGCTGCGCTTTCGGGACGACGAAACGGCCCTGGTTTTCCAGGGCGAGGGCCAGTCCCTGGTCTCGTATACCTACAAGCAGCTGTACGACGAGGTCAGCCGCATGGCCCAGGCCCTGAAAGCGGCCGGCGTCCAGAAGGGCGACCGGGTGGCCGGCTTCATGCCCAACATGCCCCAGACCATCATCGCCATGCTGGCCGCGGTGAGCCTGGGCGCCATCTGGTCGTCCTCCTCCCCGGATTTTGGCATCAAGGGCGTTCTGGACCGCTTCGGCCAGATCGAACCCAAGGTGCTCTTTACGGCCGACGGCTATTTTTACAACGGCAAGGCCTTCGACAGCCTCGAAAAAGTGGGCGGCATCTTAAAGCAGCTGCCCATGGTGGAAAAGGTGGTCGTGGTGGGCTATACCACCGAAAAACCGGACCTGTCCAAGGTGGCCAACGCCGTTTCCTGGGAGTCGTTTCTGGCCCCCTATACGCCAACCGAGATCGATTTCGTGCAGGTGCCGGCCGAACATCCCCTTTACGTGATGTACTCTTCCGGCACCACGGGCAAACCCAAGTGCATGGTCCAGAGCCATGCGGGCATTCTGACCAACCAGCTGAAAGAACACATCCTGCACTGCAATCTGCAGCGCGAAGATGTGCTGTTCTATTTCACCACCTGCGGCTGGATGATGTGGAACTGGCTGGTCTGCGGCCTGGGCGTAGGCACCACCCTGGTATTGTACGACGGTTCGCCTTTCCACCCCGGCCCGGAAGTGCTCTGGAAGCTGGCCGAGAAGGTGGGGATCACCATTTTCGGCACCAGCGCCAAGTATATCTCGGCCCTGGACGAGGCCGGCTACAAGCCCGGCAGCGACTGCAACCTGGAAAAGCTGCGCATGATTTGCTCCACCGGCTCGCCTCTGGCCGTATCGGGCTTCGAATACGCCTACCGCGAAATCAAAGCCGACATGCAGCTGGCCTCCATTTCCGGCGGTACGGACCTCAACGGCTGTTTCGCCCTGGGCAACCCCATGCTGCCGGTCCACGCCGGAGAACTGCAGGGGCCCGGATTGGCGCTCAAGGTGCATGCCTTCAACGAGGAGGGTAAACCGGTCACCGACGAAACCGGCGAACTGGTCTGCGCGGCGGCCTTTCCCAGCATGCCGGTCTACTTCTGGAACGATCCGGACGGCGAACGCTACCAGAATGCCTACTTCACCAAATATCCGGGGGTCTGGACCCACGGGGACTTTATTAGCGTCAACGGCAAGACCGGCGGCATCACCATCTATGGCCGCAGCGACGCAACCCTCAATCCCGGCGGGGTGCGCATCGGCACGGCCGATATCTACACGGCCCTGGAATCGCTGGAAGCCGTGACGGACAGCGTGGTGGTCGGCCAGCAATGGGACGACGATGTGCGGGTGGTGCTCTTCGTCACCCTGGCCAAGGGCATCGACCTGGATGAGGCCCTGGTCAAAGAGATCAAGACGACCATCCGGGTGGCCTGCAGCCCGCGCCACGTACCGGCCAAGGTGATCCAGGTGCAGGAAATCCCATACACCATCAACATGAAAAAGGTCGAGCTGGCCGTGCGCAACGTCATTCACGGCAAGCCGGTGACCAACCGCGACGCCCTGGCCAACCCGAATTGCCTCGCTCAGTATGAAGGCCTGGATGAATTGAACAACTAAATTAACGAGTTGGATACAGCGACCCGACGAACGCCGGGCCCTGGTTCGTTCGCGGTGCCTGTCAATCGATGGGTACCGCTAATCATTAACCGTTGCCCCTCCCGAAACAGGGACCCTTTTTCGCGGATGAGCACAGATCAAAGGAGGATGAGATGCTAGGTAGTATCGGAACTTTTTTTGCGGAACGGTTCAGGCGATGGCTGCCGGATTCCTTCATTTTCGCCCTGATCCTGACGCTGATTGCAGCGGTGTGGGCCCTGTTCGCCGTCGATGTCGGCCCGGTCAAGATCGCCGAAGCCTGGTACAAGGGCTTCTGGATGCTGCTCAAGTTCGCCATGCAGATGGTGTTGATCCTGGTCACCGGGTACGCCATCGCCATCAGCCCCATCGCCAGCCGCTTCATCGACTGGATCGCCAGCCGGATCAAAAGCCCGGTATGGGTGTATGCCAGCGTCATTTTTGTGGGCCAGATTTTTTCCATGATCTCCTGGGGCTGGATCGTGCTCACCGCCGTGCTGGCCAGAGAACTTTCCACGCGGGTCAAGGACGTGGATTATCGCCTCGTTGCCGCGGCCGTCTACGCATCCTTTCTGCCCTGGC
This window of the uncultured Desulfosarcina sp. genome carries:
- a CDS encoding acetoacetate--CoA ligase; the protein is MNDPKMLWQPSAAFTEKSNMVRFMNEVNRRHGLSLSTYGELWQWSVDHIPEFWGLFWEFAGIIVSKPYDRVVDDPGKMPGAKWFAGAELNFAENLLRFRDDETALVFQGEGQSLVSYTYKQLYDEVSRMAQALKAAGVQKGDRVAGFMPNMPQTIIAMLAAVSLGAIWSSSSPDFGIKGVLDRFGQIEPKVLFTADGYFYNGKAFDSLEKVGGILKQLPMVEKVVVVGYTTEKPDLSKVANAVSWESFLAPYTPTEIDFVQVPAEHPLYVMYSSGTTGKPKCMVQSHAGILTNQLKEHILHCNLQREDVLFYFTTCGWMMWNWLVCGLGVGTTLVLYDGSPFHPGPEVLWKLAEKVGITIFGTSAKYISALDEAGYKPGSDCNLEKLRMICSTGSPLAVSGFEYAYREIKADMQLASISGGTDLNGCFALGNPMLPVHAGELQGPGLALKVHAFNEEGKPVTDETGELVCAAAFPSMPVYFWNDPDGERYQNAYFTKYPGVWTHGDFISVNGKTGGITIYGRSDATLNPGGVRIGTADIYTALESLEAVTDSVVVGQQWDDDVRVVLFVTLAKGIDLDEALVKEIKTTIRVACSPRHVPAKVIQVQEIPYTINMKKVELAVRNVIHGKPVTNRDALANPNCLAQYEGLDELNN
- a CDS encoding 3-keto-5-aminohexanoate cleavage protein, translating into MGNQVSQKAIITAAVSGAIHTPTMSPHLPITPQQLIDDIMSVYEAGGAVAHLHVRDPETGQPKADQEIFREVAAEVKKRCDIVLCMTTGGSLGDTVENRAKVVTTLEPELASLNAGSLNFALFHVVPKYEGQWKYDWERQYLAGTEDFIFPNTFYTIRKFTELMGQYGTKPEFEIYDVGMINNLAYLIDTGKIETPVYLQFVLGILGGIPATAENLVFLVQTARQQIGDFQWSVCAAGRTQLAMTTHALLMGGHARVGLEDNLYLEKGVLAKSSGEQVAKLKRIAEELGVETATPAEARQILGLKGLDKVNF
- a CDS encoding XRE family transcriptional regulator, which codes for MLPESEIGKNIKTLRLSRKLTLETLAAKAGLTKGYLSKVENSKKSPPVSTLIVIAKAMGVTLSQIFGEENTAVRCSVVKKQERQFMAKTGVGFGYSYETLAHKYPNKRMEPAILTIPADSEKCLVFQHDGEEMVLILEGTMRFFHGEDEYLLESGDCVYFDSNIPHYALPADHRDVKCVDVIYVP